In Sphingomonas panacisoli, one genomic interval encodes:
- the wrbA gene encoding NAD(P)H:quinone oxidoreductase codes for MPKVLVLYYSSYGHMEQMADAIAEGARGAGAEVDIRRVPETAPQAVIEAAGFKTDIAHLVIEGPDALKNYDAIVVGSPTRFGRMASQMASFWDTAGGVWATGGLNGKVGAAFTSTATQHGGQETTQFSIITNLLHFGLTIVGLDYGYAGLQGVKEVHGGSPYGASTLADGDGSRQPSQVDLDGARYQGRRVAEVAAKLFG; via the coding sequence ATGCCCAAGGTTCTCGTCCTCTATTATTCGTCCTACGGTCACATGGAGCAGATGGCCGACGCCATCGCCGAGGGCGCACGTGGCGCCGGCGCCGAGGTGGATATCCGCCGCGTCCCCGAAACCGCACCGCAGGCGGTGATCGAGGCGGCCGGGTTCAAGACAGACATTGCCCACCTGGTCATCGAAGGCCCCGACGCGCTCAAGAATTACGACGCGATCGTCGTCGGATCGCCGACTCGGTTCGGCCGCATGGCCAGCCAGATGGCGTCGTTCTGGGATACCGCCGGTGGCGTTTGGGCGACCGGCGGGCTCAACGGCAAGGTCGGTGCGGCGTTCACCTCGACCGCGACGCAGCACGGCGGTCAGGAAACGACGCAGTTCTCGATCATCACCAATTTGCTGCATTTCGGCTTGACGATCGTCGGGCTCGATTATGGCTATGCCGGGCTACAGGGCGTGAAGGAAGTCCATGGCGGCTCGCCCTACGGCGCCAGCACGCTGGCCGACGGCGACGGCAGCCGCCAGCCGAGCCAGGTCGATCTGGACGGCGCCCGTTACCAGGGCCGCCGTGTCGCCGAAGTCGCGGCCAAGCTGTTCGGTTAA
- a CDS encoding efflux transporter outer membrane subunit — protein sequence MIRRAISFVAITGLTACSLAPTYVRPETPVPPSWPVGDAYLRSSEATLPTVRYQDIFRDPRLQSIIAQALTNNRDLRIAAANIAVARGQFRIQRAELLPEIDASAGVTARNGNSTTSTGTGTTTGSTGGGTRTSFTANVGITGFEIDLFGRIQSLTTAAQNRYFATEAAARATRLTLIGDIADAWLAYASDKSLLKIAQDTAASAGKSVDLTKKRLDGGIAPRTDLRQAQLVLDGAKADLAQQTTALAQDINALQLLVGAPVDPALLPNSIDEAAATVAELPAGLDSSVLLRRPDVVEAEYQLRAANADIGAARAELFPRITLTGLIGFASNALGALFSGGAFNWQAGGAASYPIFRAGAGRANVDVSKAQRDLALATYEKSIQTAFREVADALARRGTITDQLNATRDQQAAALDNYKLSDARYRGGIDSFLQSLDAQRSLYSAERTLVTTQLTRAGNLVTLYRTLGGDSLVEATKSGPQPAPTPAP from the coding sequence ATGATCCGCCGTGCCATCTCTTTCGTCGCGATCACCGGCCTGACCGCCTGCTCGCTGGCGCCGACCTATGTCCGCCCGGAGACGCCGGTGCCGCCGAGCTGGCCGGTAGGCGACGCGTATCTGCGCTCGAGCGAAGCGACCCTGCCGACGGTGAGGTACCAGGACATCTTCCGCGATCCGCGGCTGCAATCGATCATCGCGCAGGCGCTAACCAACAACCGCGACTTGCGGATCGCCGCTGCCAATATCGCGGTCGCGCGGGGCCAGTTCCGTATTCAGCGCGCCGAATTGCTGCCGGAGATCGACGCCAGCGCCGGCGTGACCGCGCGCAACGGCAACAGTACGACGAGCACGGGCACCGGCACGACGACCGGATCGACCGGCGGCGGCACGCGGACCAGCTTTACGGCGAACGTCGGCATTACCGGGTTCGAGATCGACCTGTTCGGCCGCATCCAGTCGCTGACCACCGCCGCGCAGAATCGCTATTTCGCAACCGAGGCGGCGGCGCGCGCGACGCGACTGACGCTGATCGGCGACATCGCGGATGCGTGGCTGGCCTATGCGTCGGACAAGAGCCTGCTCAAGATCGCGCAGGACACCGCCGCCAGCGCCGGCAAGAGCGTCGATCTCACCAAGAAGCGCCTCGACGGCGGCATCGCGCCGCGCACCGATCTGCGTCAGGCGCAACTCGTGCTTGACGGCGCGAAAGCGGACCTGGCGCAGCAGACAACGGCGCTCGCGCAGGACATCAACGCGCTGCAACTGCTGGTCGGCGCGCCGGTCGATCCCGCGCTGTTGCCGAACTCGATCGACGAGGCCGCGGCGACCGTTGCCGAATTGCCGGCGGGGCTCGATTCGTCGGTCCTGCTGCGCCGCCCCGACGTGGTCGAGGCCGAATATCAGCTTCGTGCCGCCAATGCCGATATCGGCGCGGCGCGTGCGGAACTGTTCCCGCGCATCACCTTGACCGGGTTGATCGGCTTCGCGAGCAACGCGCTCGGCGCGTTGTTCAGCGGTGGTGCGTTCAACTGGCAGGCCGGTGGCGCGGCGAGCTATCCGATCTTCCGAGCCGGTGCCGGCCGCGCCAATGTCGATGTGAGCAAGGCACAACGCGACCTTGCGCTCGCGACGTACGAAAAGTCGATCCAGACCGCCTTCCGTGAAGTCGCCGACGCGCTCGCCCGGCGTGGCACGATCACCGACCAGCTAAATGCAACGCGTGATCAGCAGGCGGCGGCGCTCGACAATTACAAGCTGTCGGACGCCCGGTATCGCGGCGGGATCGACAGCTTCCTGCAAAGCCTCGACGCGCAACGGTCGCTCTATTCGGCCGAGCGGACGCTGGTGACCACGCAACTGACGCGCGCGGGCAATCTGGTGACGCTGTATCGCACGCTCGGCGGAGATTCGCTGGTCGAGGCGACGAAGAGCGGGCCGCAGCCCGCTCCCACGCCGGCCCCTTAA